In Bacillus sp. Cs-700, one genomic interval encodes:
- a CDS encoding serine hydrolase, which yields MKEVFPIEISKITKKHNFSGSIAITNSHEFLEISSGYANRVEERLNQVNTRFGIASGCKLFTAIGIVQLVEKKQLSFKTKLRDCLNVSFPHFDPNITIYQLLTHTSGIPDYFDEAVMEDYEDLWKQTPMYLLRSLQDFLPLFQNGKMFASPGEAFHYNNAGYIVLGLIIEQQTGMTFQHYVEENIFKPAGMNDSGYFSLDCLPQNTALGYIDEDDGSWRTNTYAIPVVGGSDGGAYVTAPDMVKLWEALIDFQLLNESLTKELLTTHVDVKEGVGYGYGVWINSRNSQVFKYHVMGYDPGVSFHSAYYPESGYKIAIPSNHGDGAFDVMKGFEEMFHRLDT from the coding sequence ATGAAAGAAGTTTTTCCAATTGAAATTAGTAAAATAACCAAAAAACATAATTTCTCGGGATCAATCGCCATTACAAATAGTCATGAATTTTTAGAAATTTCCTCTGGCTATGCCAATCGAGTTGAAGAGCGATTAAATCAGGTGAATACAAGATTCGGGATTGCCTCAGGTTGCAAGTTGTTCACGGCAATAGGGATTGTTCAGTTAGTAGAGAAAAAGCAATTATCGTTCAAAACGAAGTTAAGAGATTGCTTGAATGTATCTTTTCCTCATTTCGATCCGAACATTACAATTTATCAGCTTTTAACACACACTTCAGGCATACCAGACTATTTTGATGAGGCCGTCATGGAAGACTACGAAGATCTTTGGAAGCAGACACCAATGTATCTTCTAAGAAGCCTTCAGGACTTTTTACCTCTTTTTCAAAATGGAAAAATGTTCGCTTCTCCAGGGGAGGCGTTCCATTATAATAATGCGGGCTACATCGTGTTAGGTTTAATCATTGAGCAGCAAACTGGAATGACTTTTCAACATTATGTTGAAGAAAACATCTTTAAGCCTGCAGGCATGAATGATTCGGGTTATTTCTCTTTAGATTGTCTCCCGCAAAATACAGCACTAGGCTACATTGATGAAGATGACGGCTCGTGGCGGACGAATACGTATGCTATCCCAGTTGTCGGTGGATCTGATGGGGGTGCGTATGTGACAGCACCTGATATGGTGAAACTTTGGGAAGCACTGATTGATTTTCAGTTATTGAATGAGAGTCTTACAAAAGAATTATTAACCACCCATGTGGATGTGAAAGAAGGCGTGGGTTATGGTTACGGTGTTTGGATAAATAGTCGGAACAGCCAAGTTTTTAAATACCATGTAATGGGCTATGATCCGGGTGTGAGCTTCCATTCTGCTTACTACCCAGAGAGTGGATATAAGATCGCCATTCCTTCAAACCACGGTGATGGTGCATTTGATGTAATGAAAGGCTTCGAAGAAATGTTCCATCGATTAGATACGTAA
- the essA gene encoding type VII secretion protein EssA yields the protein MKPKILFLFTLIFLCCHIVPVAAEGNTDINELLPNEYKKNKFKKNTDLIYDSSNTKEMEEISEEQQKISFTGEKVFNPDKTQNELFLSMSHENSTIKDKAENLNLFSASEAAAFTSTNSEGNETTSTSFQLLIGILIGVCLVVLIIVLVIYNRLSSSKS from the coding sequence ATGAAGCCTAAGATCCTTTTCCTGTTCACCTTGATTTTCCTTTGCTGTCACATCGTTCCAGTGGCAGCAGAGGGAAACACAGACATCAATGAGCTCTTACCGAATGAATACAAAAAGAACAAATTTAAGAAAAACACTGACTTAATTTATGATTCATCGAATACGAAAGAAATGGAAGAAATATCGGAAGAACAGCAAAAGATTTCTTTTACTGGAGAAAAGGTTTTTAATCCTGACAAAACTCAAAATGAATTATTTCTTTCAATGAGTCATGAAAATAGTACGATTAAAGATAAAGCAGAGAATCTCAATCTTTTCTCTGCATCAGAGGCGGCAGCTTTTACATCGACTAACTCAGAAGGTAACGAAACGACATCAACCTCTTTTCAGCTCCTAATCGGAATTTTAATCGGTGTATGTCTCGTTGTTTTAATCATTGTATTAGTGATCTATAATCGTCTTTCTTCATCAAAAAGCTAA
- a CDS encoding M4 family metallopeptidase — protein MRKKFIAPLVVTTALITASLPYHNVLAEQPAQVESHTVKQWNEKANVPLFVKEKQAVKRSSSTTEDALNYLQQNNKKINIKNPKADLKKKKSVKDELGMTHVRFNQTKNGVPVEGAEIIVHYNADNEITVVNGVYNEEVEASKLNTSPTFSTEDALQVAKSSTNAPSTLDQDPTSELVIYPFEGKNHLTYKVNVNFLGDEPGNWFVFVDATSGKVVDQYNAIMDAGHYKTQTGTGTGVLGDHRLLHVTKNKVENKGSTFQLADYSHDGLDGIITYDYSKNYLEVFSNKSAAFKSEFAEPAVDAHYNSEQVYDYYLSEHGRNSLDDNGMPIQSVVHYGNNYNNAFWNGTYMVYGDGDDEFFIPLSASLDVAAHEMTHGVTSNSANLIYRFQSGALNEAFSDIFGALIDESDWEIGEDIMAPAAVADGRTSLRSLSDPSKYPVGAAYVPYGNGEGKYPSHMDEFYDLPRDLDNGGVHINSSIINHAAYLTAQDIGREKLGQIYYRALTQYLTPNSNFSDARQAIIQSAIDLYGESSAEVEASAGGFDSVGILE, from the coding sequence TTGAGAAAAAAGTTCATTGCTCCACTTGTTGTGACAACTGCTTTAATCACCGCCTCACTTCCGTATCATAATGTTCTAGCTGAACAGCCTGCTCAAGTGGAAAGTCATACCGTTAAGCAATGGAACGAGAAAGCAAACGTTCCCCTATTTGTAAAGGAAAAACAAGCGGTTAAACGTTCCTCTTCTACTACAGAGGATGCCCTAAACTACCTGCAACAAAATAACAAAAAAATAAACATTAAGAACCCAAAAGCAGACCTAAAAAAGAAAAAGTCCGTCAAAGATGAGCTTGGTATGACTCATGTTAGGTTTAATCAAACAAAGAACGGTGTACCCGTAGAAGGTGCTGAAATTATTGTTCACTACAATGCGGACAATGAAATTACAGTCGTAAACGGTGTTTATAATGAAGAAGTCGAAGCAAGTAAGCTCAATACATCGCCTACCTTTTCTACAGAAGATGCTTTGCAAGTCGCAAAATCTTCAACCAATGCTCCTTCTACCTTAGATCAAGATCCAACTTCTGAGTTAGTTATTTATCCTTTCGAAGGTAAAAATCACCTTACCTATAAGGTGAATGTAAACTTCCTAGGAGATGAGCCTGGTAATTGGTTTGTGTTTGTGGATGCTACTTCTGGGAAAGTAGTGGATCAGTACAACGCCATTATGGACGCAGGACATTACAAAACCCAAACGGGAACTGGTACCGGCGTACTAGGTGATCACCGTCTTCTACATGTAACAAAAAACAAGGTTGAAAATAAAGGAAGCACTTTTCAACTAGCAGATTACAGTCATGATGGGTTAGATGGAATCATTACCTATGATTACTCCAAAAACTACCTCGAGGTCTTTTCAAATAAAAGCGCGGCGTTCAAATCTGAATTTGCTGAACCTGCAGTGGATGCTCACTATAACTCTGAACAAGTCTATGATTATTATTTAAGTGAGCATGGACGGAACTCACTCGACGATAATGGTATGCCGATTCAATCAGTTGTTCATTATGGCAATAATTACAACAATGCTTTCTGGAACGGGACTTATATGGTATATGGAGATGGCGATGATGAATTCTTTATTCCTCTTTCCGCTAGTCTGGATGTTGCAGCCCATGAAATGACTCATGGAGTAACCTCTAATTCAGCTAACCTTATTTACCGCTTCCAATCTGGTGCTTTGAATGAGGCCTTCTCGGATATCTTCGGGGCATTAATTGATGAATCAGACTGGGAGATTGGAGAAGACATAATGGCACCTGCTGCCGTTGCAGATGGACGAACCTCTCTTAGAAGCTTAAGTGATCCTAGTAAATACCCTGTTGGTGCTGCTTATGTGCCATATGGAAATGGGGAAGGAAAATATCCTTCTCATATGGATGAATTCTACGATCTACCTCGTGACTTAGATAACGGCGGGGTTCACATCAATTCTTCCATTATTAATCACGCCGCTTACTTAACTGCACAGGACATTGGACGTGAGAAGCTTGGACAAATCTATTACCGTGCTTTGACACAATACCTCACACCTAACTCCAACTTTAGTGATGCCCGACAGGCAATCATTCAGTCCGCTATTGACCTATATGGTGAAAGCAGTGCAGAAGTAGAAGCATCTGCAGGTGGATTTGATTCGGTGGGCATTTTAGAATAG
- a CDS encoding DUF5068 domain-containing protein, with amino-acid sequence MGNKQASTNSSEDSKKEENQSENDQAEETKNDQEAAEESTPATASGEIMNPNIAEESQGDVEEVYTSENNLDYVHDMEGFKVSIDQYQIVKVTDMNEDMYIQFDDQTDGYVVTAKVTIDNTRNEPIYYPSYIRIQGVNEGDFLSSEKTFVRDQFPKSKVEDEPSKFGAGEKVSGLVTFTLTNDQYAVMTDVKPKFVIEGGASDNDQFKDSFKGNATFDLIYGEEQKAQVESEAGLYPDQLTTGNMADKEMIFEKSGIDETKQLGDVEITLDGVQYADIKPTAGNEERFSNFGDVGIVAVTVKFTLNNQSDSPINTSLLSSHLLIDEDRGSVLSQLMVEPREPKEIKAGETGEKYHVFMFRKDDFDSMKKFDLEFGPFVGEDGKDLYKGKTVTFSLPR; translated from the coding sequence ATGGGGAACAAGCAAGCAAGCACGAATTCTAGTGAAGATTCTAAAAAAGAGGAAAATCAAAGTGAAAATGACCAAGCTGAAGAAACAAAAAATGATCAAGAAGCAGCAGAAGAATCTACGCCTGCGACAGCTTCTGGGGAAATCATGAATCCTAACATTGCAGAAGAATCGCAAGGAGATGTTGAAGAAGTCTATACAAGTGAAAATAATCTTGATTATGTACATGATATGGAAGGATTTAAAGTATCCATTGATCAATATCAAATTGTGAAAGTAACGGATATGAATGAGGATATGTACATACAATTTGACGATCAAACTGATGGGTATGTCGTTACTGCAAAAGTAACCATTGATAATACCCGCAATGAACCAATTTATTATCCGAGCTATATACGGATTCAAGGTGTAAATGAAGGTGATTTTTTAAGTTCTGAGAAAACGTTCGTAAGAGATCAATTTCCTAAATCAAAAGTTGAAGATGAACCCTCAAAATTTGGAGCGGGTGAAAAAGTATCGGGACTCGTTACATTTACACTTACAAATGATCAATATGCCGTCATGACTGATGTGAAACCGAAGTTTGTTATTGAAGGCGGAGCATCAGATAACGATCAATTTAAAGATTCTTTTAAAGGGAATGCGACGTTTGATTTAATCTATGGAGAAGAACAAAAAGCTCAAGTAGAAAGTGAAGCGGGGTTATACCCTGACCAGTTAACAACAGGAAATATGGCTGATAAAGAGATGATTTTCGAAAAGTCAGGGATAGATGAAACAAAACAACTAGGTGATGTTGAGATAACGCTAGATGGTGTACAGTATGCTGATATTAAGCCTACGGCAGGAAATGAAGAACGATTTAGCAATTTTGGTGATGTTGGCATTGTTGCTGTAACAGTTAAATTTACGCTAAATAATCAATCAGATAGCCCAATAAATACATCTCTTTTATCATCGCACCTTTTAATTGATGAGGATCGTGGTTCAGTCTTATCACAATTAATGGTAGAGCCGAGAGAACCTAAGGAAATTAAAGCGGGCGAAACGGGTGAAAAGTATCATGTTTTCATGTTTAGAAAAGACGATTTTGACTCTATGAAAAAATTCGATTTAGAATTTGGTCCATTTGTTGGCGAGGATGGAAAAGATCTTTACAAAGGTAAAACAGTTACTTTTTCATTACCTCGCTAA
- the esaA gene encoding type VII secretion protein EsaA: MKEKKSILKLILVTAIILVLPLIYFTSIGENPMKKKESATKTIAVINEDTGTEEDEELVKFGNDVPPLLKSESQYNWEVVGRSAAENGLNNQKYDAVVYIPSTFSEKILTYDENQPEQTKLAFTVQNQLNALNKEQVLLELEQATNRVNTKMSSLYWNYVSNDLVNIQQEFDQIVEKEKAFQQTMLSFYTPSSKDLAEQMEQQVSMLANLQSTSENAEERAADQTDTMEGFQENLANFVTYTNDYREYQQKQQEVLEQIQADSVNSISQATEMPQPMFMNNKELFEGKSESVLENMSQVENQMIQQQEMFAGLKELRYNQVERQVTDFYTLQERILNYYQQLKDSMILNELEGEIATLSNKLGDGDEIIIPDDPELPEVSEDPEEPVDPEDPGEEEDPTEDLTKLLKSLQDEEPPVIDEDGETNGSTPVDLSAERNELLAIAQEIVTLQETLIALEEPKVEDLQTASTTLLTLNDRIKQTEQQLLAKEGGENPLDGELEELKKLIESLTTENKSLLEQIEELTKELEKLTKENETLSSQKETLMEQVDVLKESNTELKDLLVMVSDKIYRISSGINEKENAILASPALSQARKDTLSIYFQRPIKGANLTDVLQYYAYLDRYEATLNSMLSKNNVKETVLQDNDLREEVNSMLELTNKEEGQWDAVGSQVPKTSDALTTLQDDFTVFLADYKNVLDTQQAKLLESLNGIEEEADKVLNQMQQSQQQTPDKTAQGTEIISNHDQVKSQMGSLYDWMDSIEDSQSEILSYTDELQSRVAEVQTDANTLNNKWETNVASTLMIRDDVFNVMGNAFVDGQSNDYVYDFLATPIDVTGSVFTDKKDTNLPPVVILFIILLSSLLIGYASYYFQYGPWWLQSILFLMLTSIVGLVISLYSLSIYPLGNDRSMEWTIFTILLLLSCAALIRVAFMSHHLIGWLMTVGLVALFVTPLLALSTPNFSFTDPMSRVYMSIQNSTQTLFSEGAMILSAILIVLIILQYALNKRSWTQIKKDEAHEA; this comes from the coding sequence GTGAAAGAAAAGAAAAGCATCCTTAAGCTCATTCTCGTAACAGCAATCATTTTAGTTCTCCCGCTCATTTACTTTACTTCCATCGGAGAAAATCCAATGAAAAAGAAAGAGAGCGCCACGAAAACGATCGCTGTCATCAATGAAGATACAGGAACTGAAGAAGACGAGGAACTCGTAAAGTTCGGAAATGACGTCCCTCCCCTTCTTAAATCTGAATCACAATACAATTGGGAAGTTGTTGGACGTAGTGCTGCAGAAAATGGCTTAAACAATCAGAAGTACGATGCCGTTGTTTATATTCCCTCCACTTTCTCTGAGAAGATTCTAACGTACGACGAAAACCAACCAGAGCAAACAAAGTTAGCATTTACTGTACAGAATCAATTAAATGCTCTAAATAAAGAACAAGTTTTGCTTGAACTTGAACAAGCAACGAATCGCGTGAACACGAAGATGTCTTCTCTTTATTGGAACTATGTTTCAAATGATCTCGTCAACATCCAACAAGAGTTTGACCAAATTGTAGAGAAAGAGAAAGCATTCCAACAAACGATGCTTTCCTTCTATACTCCAAGCTCAAAGGATTTGGCCGAGCAGATGGAGCAGCAAGTTTCGATGCTTGCGAACCTCCAATCAACTTCAGAAAATGCTGAAGAACGTGCGGCTGACCAAACAGATACGATGGAAGGATTTCAAGAAAATCTAGCAAACTTTGTTACTTATACAAATGACTATCGTGAGTATCAGCAGAAGCAGCAAGAAGTTCTAGAACAAATCCAAGCCGATTCAGTCAATTCGATTTCACAAGCTACAGAAATGCCTCAACCGATGTTTATGAACAATAAAGAACTGTTCGAAGGGAAATCTGAGAGCGTACTTGAAAACATGTCTCAGGTAGAAAACCAAATGATTCAGCAGCAAGAAATGTTCGCTGGTCTAAAAGAACTTCGGTACAACCAGGTCGAGCGTCAGGTTACCGATTTCTATACGCTTCAAGAACGAATTCTAAACTACTACCAGCAACTAAAAGATTCAATGATTTTAAATGAACTAGAAGGTGAAATCGCTACGCTTAGTAATAAACTTGGTGATGGTGACGAGATCATTATTCCGGACGATCCCGAACTTCCTGAAGTCTCGGAAGATCCAGAAGAACCAGTTGATCCAGAAGATCCTGGTGAAGAAGAGGATCCAACGGAAGATCTTACAAAACTTCTAAAAAGCTTACAAGATGAAGAGCCTCCTGTGATCGATGAAGATGGAGAAACAAATGGTTCAACTCCTGTTGATCTAAGCGCAGAACGGAATGAGCTATTAGCGATTGCTCAGGAAATTGTTACGCTACAAGAAACATTGATCGCCCTAGAAGAACCAAAAGTAGAAGATCTTCAAACCGCATCGACAACGTTGCTAACGCTTAACGATCGAATCAAGCAAACTGAACAACAGCTTCTAGCCAAAGAAGGCGGCGAAAACCCACTAGATGGCGAACTAGAAGAATTAAAGAAGCTTATAGAATCGCTCACAACAGAAAATAAAAGTTTACTTGAACAAATTGAAGAGTTAACAAAGGAACTGGAGAAGCTAACGAAAGAAAACGAAACGCTCTCTTCTCAAAAAGAAACGTTAATGGAACAGGTTGATGTGTTAAAAGAATCAAATACCGAGCTAAAAGACTTACTAGTGATGGTATCTGATAAAATCTATCGAATTTCATCAGGTATCAATGAGAAAGAAAATGCAATACTAGCATCTCCAGCTCTTTCACAAGCTAGAAAAGATACGCTATCCATCTATTTTCAACGTCCTATTAAAGGGGCTAACTTAACAGATGTTCTTCAATACTATGCCTATTTGGATCGTTACGAAGCAACGCTTAATAGCATGCTTTCTAAAAACAACGTGAAGGAAACTGTTCTACAGGACAATGACCTTCGCGAAGAAGTGAACAGCATGTTAGAACTAACCAACAAGGAAGAAGGTCAATGGGACGCGGTTGGCTCCCAAGTACCGAAGACGAGCGATGCCCTAACGACGTTACAAGATGATTTCACTGTCTTTTTAGCAGACTACAAAAACGTTCTCGACACCCAGCAAGCAAAATTACTTGAAAGCTTGAACGGAATTGAAGAAGAAGCAGATAAGGTTCTAAATCAAATGCAACAGTCTCAGCAGCAAACCCCTGATAAAACAGCGCAGGGCACAGAAATCATAAGTAATCATGATCAGGTTAAGAGCCAGATGGGTTCTTTGTATGATTGGATGGATTCTATTGAAGATAGCCAATCTGAAATTCTTTCTTACACAGATGAACTTCAGTCTCGGGTAGCTGAAGTGCAGACCGATGCCAACACACTAAATAACAAGTGGGAAACGAACGTCGCTTCCACCCTTATGATTCGTGATGATGTCTTTAACGTTATGGGGAATGCGTTTGTAGATGGCCAATCTAATGATTACGTCTATGATTTCCTTGCTACTCCAATTGACGTAACAGGAAGCGTGTTTACGGATAAGAAAGATACGAATCTTCCACCGGTGGTCATATTGTTTATTATTCTCTTAAGCAGCTTGTTGATTGGATATGCAAGTTACTACTTCCAATATGGTCCATGGTGGCTACAAAGTATTTTATTCTTAATGCTGACAAGTATCGTAGGGCTTGTGATTAGCCTCTACAGTTTATCGATTTATCCATTAGGAAACGATCGTTCTATGGAATGGACTATCTTTACGATCTTACTACTGTTAAGTTGTGCGGCGCTCATTCGCGTAGCCTTTATGAGTCACCATTTAATCGGATGGCTCATGACCGTTGGCCTCGTCGCCCTGTTTGTAACACCTTTATTAGCTCTTTCAACACCAAACTTTAGCTTTACTGACCCAATGTCTCGCGTGTATATGTCAATTCAGAACAGTACACAAACACTCTTTTCAGAAGGTGCGATGATTTTATCTGCCATTTTGATCGTCCTGATCATCCTTCAATATGCTTTAAACAAACGATCATGGACACAAATTAAAAAGGATGAGGCCCATGAAGCCTAA
- a CDS encoding ABC transporter substrate-binding protein has protein sequence MKKGIIAVLTLVLVLMTACSGGNNSASDSGDGGGAKEGGTLIFARGADSLSLDAINVTDGESTRVTHNIFETLFKYDENLELQPGLATEYELGKDELTWTLKLREGVKFHDGTDFNADAVVYNFERWMDPNHPEHNGEFTYYSFLYGGFKGDKDHKIEHVKAIDEYTVEIKLTEPTAPFISYLAIPMFGIASPEAIQKYGDTFNENPVGTGPFQFESWSRNDKIQLVKNEDYYVEDIPHLDKLIFRVIPDNSSRFTALQTGEVDMIDGLSPDDAGAVESDGNLDLIKRPGFNIGYLAFNMEKEPFNDPKVRKALNYAINKDSIIDAFYNGMAEKAVNPIPSSLWGYNEHIKGYEYDPEKAKQLLTEAGFEDGFKTELWGMSNPRPYMPQPLKIAEAIQSDLAEVGVELEIQTYEWATYLDKTSNGEHDMALFGWTGVMADPDNFLFPNLSKTNATKPANNRAFYKSDEFTDLLLESRTTFDEDKRANLYKKAQEIFYEDAPWALIGHTTPPLAKMSYVQGYEAHPMNDDAFWNVYLTN, from the coding sequence ATGAAAAAAGGTATTATAGCCGTTTTGACACTGGTGCTTGTACTGATGACGGCTTGTTCTGGAGGGAATAATTCAGCTTCCGATTCAGGTGACGGGGGAGGTGCTAAAGAGGGTGGTACACTTATTTTTGCTAGAGGGGCAGATTCGTTATCATTGGATGCGATTAATGTGACAGATGGTGAATCAACTCGGGTAACTCACAATATTTTTGAAACGTTATTTAAATACGATGAAAACTTGGAACTCCAACCAGGTCTTGCGACAGAGTATGAACTTGGTAAAGATGAGTTAACGTGGACATTGAAACTTCGTGAAGGAGTGAAATTCCATGACGGAACGGATTTTAACGCCGATGCTGTTGTGTATAATTTTGAACGTTGGATGGATCCTAATCACCCTGAACATAACGGAGAATTTACATATTATTCATTCCTTTACGGAGGATTTAAAGGGGATAAAGACCATAAGATTGAACATGTTAAGGCCATTGATGAGTATACGGTAGAAATTAAATTAACAGAGCCAACCGCACCATTTATAAGCTATTTAGCGATTCCAATGTTTGGTATTGCTAGTCCAGAGGCGATTCAAAAGTACGGTGATACATTCAATGAAAATCCTGTTGGTACAGGGCCATTTCAATTTGAAAGCTGGTCCAGGAATGACAAAATTCAACTCGTGAAAAATGAAGATTACTATGTTGAGGATATTCCTCATCTTGATAAACTTATTTTTAGAGTGATTCCTGATAATTCATCTCGATTTACCGCGTTACAAACTGGTGAAGTGGATATGATTGACGGACTAAGTCCTGATGATGCTGGAGCTGTTGAGTCTGATGGTAATCTCGATTTAATTAAGAGACCGGGCTTTAATATTGGTTATTTAGCATTCAATATGGAAAAAGAGCCGTTTAATGATCCAAAAGTACGCAAAGCATTAAACTATGCAATTAATAAAGATTCGATTATTGATGCGTTTTACAATGGTATGGCTGAAAAAGCCGTTAATCCAATTCCATCTTCTCTTTGGGGATACAATGAGCATATAAAAGGATATGAGTATGATCCTGAGAAGGCGAAGCAATTGTTAACAGAGGCAGGTTTTGAAGATGGTTTTAAAACTGAACTTTGGGGAATGAGCAATCCTCGTCCTTACATGCCGCAACCGTTAAAGATTGCTGAAGCCATTCAATCTGATTTAGCAGAAGTTGGCGTTGAGTTGGAGATTCAAACGTATGAGTGGGCAACTTATTTAGATAAAACAAGTAACGGTGAACATGATATGGCTTTATTTGGATGGACAGGGGTGATGGCGGATCCAGATAACTTCTTGTTCCCTAACTTAAGTAAAACGAATGCGACTAAGCCTGCAAATAACCGGGCTTTTTATAAGAGTGATGAATTTACAGATCTATTGTTAGAATCACGAACAACTTTTGATGAAGATAAGCGAGCAAATCTTTATAAAAAGGCGCAGGAAATTTTCTATGAAGACGCACCCTGGGCACTCATCGGCCATACAACTCCTCCGCTTGCTAAGATGTCTTATGTGCAAGGATATGAAGCGCATCCGATGAATGATGATGCCTTCTGGAATGTGTATTTGACAAACTAA
- a CDS encoding M42 family metallopeptidase yields the protein MFSLLKELCDTIGPSGFEQNIQRKVYHLIKDEVDECKVDSLGNIIAKMNGNSEYPSLMIAAHSDEIGFVVKKIEANGLIRFEQVGGFDHRILLSQPVVIKSDSGSVHGVIGTISAHYVKWDDPKRVNNHRELYIDIGALNEEEVSRVGVKVGQPISYGTELKKIGPENAPKAMGKALDDRAGTALLIDLISQLKEDKTERGDVFLAFTVQEEVGLRGASVVAAKIKPDFAISVDTTPTSDTYDVIMTGTRRLGGGPCIKLADKSLISHPLVSQQLLNVAKENGIPFQEEIFMGIGTDAGAIHMTGEGIATGGVSIPSRYTHSPHEVIDLKDLTDTGQLLLGFITSLKHLKGKGFLDT from the coding sequence ATGTTTTCTCTATTAAAAGAGTTATGCGATACAATCGGTCCTTCAGGTTTTGAACAGAATATTCAAAGAAAAGTCTATCATCTTATTAAAGATGAGGTTGATGAATGTAAGGTGGATTCACTAGGAAACATCATTGCAAAAATGAATGGTAACTCGGAGTATCCTTCCCTTATGATAGCGGCCCACTCAGACGAAATTGGCTTTGTCGTAAAAAAAATTGAAGCCAATGGCCTTATTCGGTTTGAACAAGTTGGAGGTTTCGATCATCGTATTCTCTTATCTCAACCCGTTGTCATAAAATCGGATAGCGGTTCAGTACATGGCGTAATCGGTACCATTTCTGCTCATTATGTTAAGTGGGATGATCCTAAAAGAGTTAACAATCATAGAGAGTTGTACATAGATATTGGTGCTTTAAATGAGGAAGAAGTTTCTAGGGTGGGTGTTAAAGTAGGTCAACCGATTAGCTATGGAACAGAGTTGAAAAAAATAGGACCAGAAAATGCACCAAAAGCGATGGGGAAGGCATTAGATGACCGAGCTGGAACGGCTTTGCTAATTGATTTAATCAGTCAATTGAAAGAGGATAAAACCGAACGAGGAGATGTCTTTCTCGCTTTCACCGTTCAAGAAGAGGTTGGTTTAAGAGGGGCGTCTGTAGTAGCAGCAAAGATAAAACCCGACTTTGCGATTTCCGTGGATACGACCCCTACAAGCGATACATATGATGTGATTATGACGGGAACTCGAAGATTGGGAGGGGGACCGTGTATTAAACTTGCTGATAAATCACTTATTTCACATCCTTTAGTTAGCCAGCAGCTATTAAATGTAGCGAAAGAGAATGGAATTCCTTTTCAAGAAGAGATTTTCATGGGGATAGGTACTGATGCTGGAGCTATCCATATGACGGGAGAAGGCATCGCAACTGGCGGTGTTTCAATCCCATCTAGGTATACGCACTCTCCGCATGAAGTGATTGATTTAAAAGATTTAACGGATACTGGTCAATTACTTTTAGGTTTCATTACATCTTTGAAGCACTTAAAAGGCAAAGGGTTTTTAGATACGTAA